The following nucleotide sequence is from Mesotoga infera.
GCAACTCTTTTCATAGCCTTCTCGTACTTTGCCGGAAACTTCGATACTGAGAGAATTGCGCGGGGCGTTGTGAAGTCGGACTTCTCAATAAGAGTGGCAAGCATGTACGATGACGGACCCGATGAGCAAACGATCGAAGAGATACTCTCATTCGAAGATGTACAGACAGTTGCGGCTGCGAAGTTTATTACTGGAAGACTGCTCACCGAATACGAAGACCGTGACCTTGATAACAGGTCATTCGCGACGTTCTCAACCCCTGAGGCCGGAATGCGCGCGACAATGGTTGATAATAGCGGAATGTACATGGCTCTCCTCGCTTACAACGATCTCGGTATCGAGCTGATGAAGACGAAAGTCATTTCGGGATCAATAGATTTGACGAGAGCAACTTCCGAACCGGTAATCATTATCGACATAGAAAACAGCAGCAGGTATGGAATCGAGGCAGGAGACAAAGTCCTTCTCAAAACGTACTATCTGAACGAATCTATGGTACAAGTCCCAGTTGCCTCGGAGTTCGTCGTTGCCGCCGTAGTGCAGGAGCTGCCATCGGTAGCCTATACGGTCGAGGGTGGAATCCTTGCGGCATGCAGCGATAAGATAATTGAGAGTCTACGGCCTGAGAACGGCGATGTCCATCTCACCATGATGGACTACATTGACCACTACTCGTATGTAGATATCTATCTTCGAAGGGGAGGCGACGCTAAAGCTCTCGAATCAACAATCGAAGAGATTGCCGACAGGTACAGGAACTCTACCTTCATCTCATACAGTGAATACAAAAAAGAGACTGAAGACGCGATCAGCACACTTTCAACACTAGTGTACGGGCTTATTGCAATAGTTGGCTTCATAGGCATCTGCGGGATAACAAACACCATAAACACAACCATTATCCTGCGCCGCAGAGAGTTAGGAATACTGAGGGCAGTGGGTATGACCGGAAAACAACTCAAGGCCATGCTTACGTACGAAGGCTTGATCTTCGGACTCATAAGTGCCGTATCGTCTGTCGTTCTAGGCCTGATTCTCTCTTACACAGTCTATTCGCTCTTGAGATCCGAGATGAGTCATCTCAACTGGTCGATACCCTGGATCGGAATAATTCTAGCGGTTGCCGGCGCGATAGGGGCAGGAATACTGACCACACTCGCTTCGTCGAGAAAGGTGACCTCTCTAAGCATAACGGAATCGATCAGAACTATAGAGTGATGTGAAAATAAATCTTTCAGTTTGACTAAGGTTGGTCTTTGATAGGTTTTATCGCCGGCCTTATTCTTCTAAAAACAAATTAATGTTGGGAGGCTGAAATGGAAATTCAGGTTGCTACTATATCTGTCAGCTCTCTTGAGAGAGCGAGAGTCTTCTACGAAGAGATCCTCGG
It contains:
- a CDS encoding ABC transporter permease is translated as ATMISPLSLLLGAILGFLSVVVSSLIPALRAGKVSPVEAMRQYGVEPSDFEVKGIVKGQSSSGEKIPLKLAKRNMRRNLRTTIISVISMTMAATLFIAFSYFAGNFDTERIARGVVKSDFSIRVASMYDDGPDEQTIEEILSFEDVQTVAAAKFITGRLLTEYEDRDLDNRSFATFSTPEAGMRATMVDNSGMYMALLAYNDLGIELMKTKVISGSIDLTRATSEPVIIIDIENSSRYGIEAGDKVLLKTYYLNESMVQVPVASEFVVAAVVQELPSVAYTVEGGILAACSDKIIESLRPENGDVHLTMMDYIDHYSYVDIYLRRGGDAKALESTIEEIADRYRNSTFISYSEYKKETEDAISTLSTLVYGLIAIVGFIGICGITNTINTTIILRRRELGILRAVGMTGKQLKAMLTYEGLIFGLISAVSSVVLGLILSYTVYSLLRSEMSHLNWSIPWIGIILAVAGAIGAGILTTLASSRKVTSLSITESIRTIE